Proteins from a single region of Lysinibacillus sp. JNUCC-52:
- a CDS encoding helix-turn-helix domain-containing protein has translation MFYLKTIRKTKGLSRYQLAKLSGVKDSTIQMIENSENPNPTFKIMCKLADALEVSLDDLRGGEKFGMEHDKTEA, from the coding sequence GTGTTTTATTTAAAAACTATTAGAAAAACAAAAGGGTTATCCCGTTACCAGTTAGCGAAACTATCAGGAGTGAAGGATTCTACTATCCAAATGATTGAAAATAGCGAGAATCCGAATCCTACTTTTAAAATCATGTGCAAATTAGCAGATGCATTAGAAGTAAGTTTGGATGATCTAAGGGGAGGTGAGAAGTTTGGTATGGAGCATGACAAAACCGAAGCGTAA
- a CDS encoding helix-turn-helix transcriptional regulator, translated as MVWSMTKPKRKKKRKKPLPSDEFRNVKGVKRERMIAERKARQLTQAQLGKLVGCSTAMISAIESGRVKPGLEVSLQLEVVLETSIFELFPDL; from the coding sequence TTGGTATGGAGCATGACAAAACCGAAGCGTAAGAAAAAGCGCAAAAAGCCTTTACCTTCGGATGAATTTCGAAATGTAAAAGGGGTTAAGCGTGAGCGGATGATTGCTGAAAGGAAAGCGAGACAACTTACGCAAGCACAGTTAGGAAAATTGGTTGGCTGTTCAACTGCAATGATAAGCGCTATTGAGAGTGGTCGAGTTAAACCAGGATTAGAGGTTTCATTGCAGTTGGAAGTTGTTCTGGAGACTTCAATTTTTGAATTATTTCCTGATTTATAA
- a CDS encoding DNA-binding protein: MYSEEFKAEIKEEFRKLLREELEKTFTRKPLICELPILLTRNQLMELFNIKSTKASALLRRDDFPKFYEAGRVLIPSKALLQWIDEHTEWVQTHTKYFQSVG, translated from the coding sequence ATGTATAGCGAGGAGTTTAAAGCGGAGATAAAAGAGGAATTTCGCAAGTTGCTTCGAGAGGAGTTGGAGAAGACATTTACACGAAAACCATTAATTTGTGAGTTACCGATTTTATTGACTCGTAATCAGTTGATGGAGTTATTCAATATAAAAAGTACAAAAGCGTCTGCGTTATTGAGGCGAGACGATTTCCCGAAGTTTTATGAAGCTGGTCGGGTACTAATTCCATCAAAAGCATTGTTGCAATGGATTGATGAGCATACCGAATGGGTTCAAACACATACCAAGTATTTTCAATCCGTTGGTTAA
- a CDS encoding helix-turn-helix domain-containing protein, protein MMKIGAILQACRERAGLSQEELAFRMNRSQSCISKFENSVKIPDAITFMEWFKQTNTQEVAVAFLMGMDGLTILQTLLPMVGGFVCWIIL, encoded by the coding sequence ATGATGAAAATTGGCGCCATTTTGCAAGCCTGTCGTGAACGAGCAGGGTTGTCACAAGAAGAACTGGCATTTCGCATGAATCGATCGCAGTCCTGTATCTCAAAATTTGAAAATAGCGTAAAGATTCCTGATGCCATAACCTTTATGGAATGGTTTAAGCAAACAAATACGCAAGAGGTCGCTGTCGCATTTTTAATGGGGATGGATGGGCTAACGATTTTGCAAACATTGCTTCCGATGGTTGGTGGGTTTGTATGTTGGATTATTTTATGA